The following are encoded in a window of Castanea sativa cultivar Marrone di Chiusa Pesio chromosome 5, ASM4071231v1 genomic DNA:
- the LOC142636622 gene encoding cysteine-rich receptor-like protein kinase 25: MVSLSVSMVNLVLFWLSFMSLTSEALVPSYRFHFCSNETTFIPNSTYQSNLKDLLFSLSSNSTREIGFYNNTVGQNPETSVYGLFLCRGDLTPDDCQDCVSTAINEIVQQYCPVEKVALLWYDECMLRYSNRSIFSVVEEQPTKFLWNVLDITEPDRFLKLAQTTLSDLVPLAANASSGAKKFATKEVNFTVLQTMYSLVQCTPDLSSFDCNRCLQEAISNVSTCCSGKQGGRVMYPSCTIRYEVSPFYQIRAVAPPVPAPVPTLGQPPIPLLLPPPPGKSGISWPIILAIVASISVLVLIALSYYFLRRRTKKKYNSVPDKNDATDITTIESLQFDLATIQAATNKFSEDNKLGGGGFGEVYKGILLNRQEIAVKRLSKSSGQGVEEFKNEILVVAKLQHRNLVRLLGFCLEGKEKLLIYEFVPNKSLDHFLFESDKKKILDWSRRYKIIEGIARGILYLHEDSQLRIIHRDLKANNILLDEDMNPKISDFGMARIFGVDQIEGKTKKIVGTYGYMSPEYAMHGQFSIKSDVYSFGVLVLEILSGNKISSLYQPETTTKDLLSHAWEHWSNGTALELLDPTLRDSYSRNEVNQCIHIALLCVQENPADRPTMANIILMLDSYSVTLKTPQQPAVFILSETEPTNPTE; the protein is encoded by the exons ATGGTTTCTTTAAGCGTCTCCATGGTAAATCTGGTTCTTTTTTGGCTCAGCTTCATGAGCCTTACTAGTGAAGCACTTGTCCCAAGTTACCGCTTTCATTTCTGTTCAAACGAAACCACCTTCATTCCCAACTCCACCTACCAGTCCAACCTAAAAGACCTGCTCTTTTCCCTTTCCTCCAATTCCACGCGTGAAATTGGCTTCTACAACAACACCGTTGGCCAAAACCCAGAGACCTCAGTTTACGGCCTCTTCCTCTGCCGTGGAGACCTCACCCCAGATGACTGCCAAGACTGCGTGTCAACAGCTATAAACGAGATTGTTCAGCAGTACTGCCCCGTAGAGAAAGTGGCTCTGCTATGGTATGATGAATGCATGTTACGCTACTCAAATCGATCAATCTTCTCTGTCGTGGAAGAACAGCCAACAAAGTTTCTGTGGAACGTGTTGGATATTACAGAGCCAGATCGCTTCCTTAAGCTAGCGCAAACAACACTGAGTGACTTGGTGCCTCTGGCCGCAAATGCTTCCTCCGGTGCTAAAAAGTTCGCTACGAAAGAAGTCAATTTTACGGTATTGCAAACGATGTACAGCCTTGTACAGTGCACTCCTGACCTATCCAGCTTTGATTGTAATAGGTGTCTTCAGGAAGCCATATCAAACGTGTCTACGTGTTGCAGTGGAAAGCAAGGGGGTAGAGTTATGTATCCTAGTTGTACCATTAGGTATGAGGTTTCTCCGTTTTATCAGATACGAGCCGTTGCTCCACCGGTACCAGCACCGGTACCAACACTAGGACAACCACCTATACCATTgcttcttcctcctccaccAG GGAAAAGCGGAATCTCATGGCCAATAATTCTCGCCATTGTTGCTTCAATTTCTGTCTTGGTTCTAATTGCTTTGAGCTACTACTTCCTAAGAAGgagaacaaaaaagaagtaCAATTCTGTACCGGATAAAAATG ATGCCACTGACATTACAACTATAGAGTCTTTGCAATTTGATTTGGCTACAATCCAAGCTGCCACAAACAAGTTCTCTGAGGATAACAAGCTGGGTGGAGGTGGATTTGGTGAGGTTTACAAG GGTATATTACTTAATAGGCAAGAAATAGCAGTGAAGAGACTCTCAAAAAGTTCTGGACAAGGTGTAGAAGAATTTAAGAATGAGATTTTAGTAGTAGCCAAGCTTCAACACAGAAATCTAGTCAGGCTATTGGGATTTTGtttggaaggaaaagaaaagttgCTCATCTACGAGTTTGTGCCCAACAAAAGCCTTGATCATTTCCTATTTG AATCtgacaagaaaaaaatattggattgGTCAAGGCGTTACAAGATTATTGAAGGGATTGCTCGAGGGATCCTTTATCTTCACGAAGATTCTCAACTACGAATTATTCATCGCGATCTTAAAGCTAACAACATACTATTAGATGAGGATATGAATCCAAAAATATCAGATTTTGGCATGGCAAGGATTTTTGGGGTTGACCAAATTGAAGGAAAGACCAAGAAGATCGTTGGAACATA TGGTTATATGTCTCCAGAATATGCAATGCATGgacaattttctataaaatctGATGTCTATAGCTTTGGTGTCCTAGTACTAGAGATTTTAAGTGGTAATAAGATCAGTTCTCTCTATCAACCAGAGACTACTACTAAGGACCTCTTGAGCCAT GCTTGGGAACACTGGAGCAATGGAACAGCCTTGGAGTTGTTAGATCCAACTTTAAGAGATTCTTACTCAAGAAATGAAGTCAACCAATGTATCCATATTGCCTTACTTTGTGTTCAAGAAAATCCAGCCGACAGACCCACAATGGCAAATATAATTCTCATGCTTGACAGTTACTCTGTTACTCTAAAAACACCTCAACAACCGGCTGTTTTCATACTAAGTGAAACAGAGCCGACAAATCCAACGGAGTAA